The following DNA comes from Hordeum vulgare subsp. vulgare chromosome 3H, MorexV3_pseudomolecules_assembly, whole genome shotgun sequence.
tgttggtggtggtggcgttagtggtggttgtggtggtggtgggggtgttggtggtggtggtggtagtgttgttgttgttgttgttgttgttgattttgttgttgttgctattgttgttgttggtggtggtggtggtggtgttggtggtggtggtggtggtggtgttagtggtggtgttggtggtagtggtgttgttgttgttggtggttgtggtggtggtggcgttgttcctgttgatgttgttgttcttgttgatgttgttgttattgttgttgttgttgttgttgttgttgttgttgttgttttgttgttgttgttgttgttgttgttgttgttgttgttgttgttgttgttgttgttgttgttgttgttgttgttgttattgttgttgttgttgtggttgttgttgtttttgttgttgttgttgttgttgttgttgatgttgttgttttttttgttgttgttattgttgtttttgttgttgttgttgttgttgttgttgttgttgttgtggttgttgttgttgttgttgttgttgttgttgttgttgttgttgttgttgttgttgttgttgtttttgttgttgttgttgctggtggtgttgttgttgttgctggtgttgttgttgttgttgttg
Coding sequences within:
- the LOC123439869 gene encoding myb-like protein I, coding for NNNNNNNNNNNNNNNNNNNNNHNNNNNNNNNNNKNNNNNNKKNNNINNNNNNNNKNNNNHNNNNNNNNNNNNNNNNNNNNNNNNNNNNNNKNHQQQQQQQQQQLQQRQQRQQQQQQQQQQQQQQQQQQQQLQQHQHHQQQKQKQQQQQQQQQQQQQ